In Fundulus heteroclitus isolate FHET01 chromosome 16, MU-UCD_Fhet_4.1, whole genome shotgun sequence, a single genomic region encodes these proteins:
- the sox10 gene encoding transcription factor SOX-10 isoform X3 produces MAREEQSFSEVELSPGMSDDSRSLSPGHSSGAAGGLDSPIRGQRSQLAALDDASAGCSSVKSEDEEERFPAGIREAVSQVLNCYDWTIVPMPVRASAGSKSKSHVKRPMNAFMVWAQAARRKLADQHPHLHNAELSKTLGKLWRLLNESDKRPFIEEAERLRKQHKKDYPDYKYQPRRRKNGKPGSGSGSEADSHLEGQSHSPPTPPTTPKTELKREGAGHGGTRGTNGAESAPGSGKPHIDFGNVDIGEISHEVMANMEPFDVNEFDQYLPPNGHPGVGQIGAAGGAAAASPASPYAYGISTALAAASGHSAAWLSKQQQQHQHQQQHHGSPLGSDPAKAQIKSEAGGSGAHFAEAAPAGAHVTYTTLSLPHYSSAFPSLASRAQFAEYADHQPSGTYYGHSGQASGLYSAFSYMGPSQRPLYTAITDPATVSQSHSPTHWDQPVYTTLSRP; encoded by the exons atggCCAGAGAGGAACAGAGCTTCTCAGAGGTGGAGCTCAGTCCCGGCATGTCGGATGACAGTCGCTCCCTGTCCCCGGGCCATTCCTCCGGCGCGGCGGGAGGACTCGACTCGCCCATCCGCGGCCAGCGGTCGCAGCTGGCGGCTCTGGACGACGCCTCGGCCGGCTGCTCGTCCGTCAAGTCCGAGGACGAGGAGGAGCGCTTCCCCGCCGGGATCCGCGAGGCGGTGAGCCAGGTGCTCAACTGCTACGACTGGACCATCGTGCCGATGCCCGTGCGCGCGAGCGCCGGAAGCAAGAGCAAGTCGCACGTGAAGAGGCCGATGAACGCCTTCATGGTTTGGGCGCAGGCCGCGAGGAGGAAACTGGCCGACCAGCATCCCCACCTGCACAACGCGGAGCTCAGCAAGACCCTGGGGAAACTGTGGAG GCTTCTCAATGAGAGCGACAAGCGACCCTTCATCGAGGAGGCAGAGAGGCTGAGGAAGCAGCACAAGAAGGATTACCCGGACTACAAATACCAGCCGCGACGCCGCAAAAACGGAAAGCCGGGCTCCGGCTCAGGAAGTGAGGCCGACAGCCATTTGGAGG GTCAGAGCCACAGTCCTCCCACGCCTCCCACCACTCCCAAGACCGAACTTAAGAGGGAGGGAGCTGGGCACGGTGGCACCCGAGGCACAAACGGAGCAGAAAGTGCTCCAGGATCTGGCAAACCTCACATCGACTTTGGTAATGTGGACATTGGTGAAATAAGCCACGAGGTGATGGCCAACATGGAGCCATTTGATGTCAATGAGTTTGACCAGTACCTTCCCCCTAATGGTCATCCAGGGGTTGGGCAGATTGGCGCGGCGGGAGGTGCTGCGGCAGCTTCTCCGGCCTCCCCGTATGCCTACGGCATCTCCACAGCTTTGGCTGCAGCCAGTGGACACTCGGCAGCCTGgctctccaagcagcagcagcagcatcagcatcagCAGCAACATCACGGCTCCCCGCTGGGCTCAGATCCAGCCAAGGCGCAGATCAAGAGTGAGGCAGGAGGTTCTGGGGCTCACTTTGCTGAAGCAGCCCCCGCAGGTGCTCACGTCACCTACACAACGCTCAGCCTTCCCCACTATAGCTCCGCCTTCCCCTCGTTGGCCTCCAGGGCTCAGTTCGCAGAGTATGCCGACCACCAGCCCTCGGGCACGTACTACGGCCACTCCGGCCAGGCATCGGGGTTGTACTCTGCCTTCTCCTACATGGGGCCCTCCCAGAGGCCTCTCTACACGGCCATCACTGACCCGGCCACTGTGTCGCAGTCTCACAGCCCCACGCACTGGGACCAGCCCGTCTACACGACATTGTCGCGGCCATGA
- the sox10 gene encoding transcription factor SOX-10 isoform X2, producing the protein MAREEQSFSEVELSPGMSDDSRSLSPGHSSGAAGGLDSPIRGQRSQLAALDDASAGCSSVKSEDEEERFPAGIREAVSQVLNCYDWTIVPMPVRASAGSKSKSHVKRPMNAFMVWAQAARRKLADQHPHLHNAELSKTLGKLWRLLNESDKRPFIEEAERLRKQHKKDYPDYKYQPRRRKNGKPGSGSGSEADSHLEGEVSHSQSHYEGLHLEMAHGGGAESPLAEGHHPHAEGQSHSPPTPPTTPKTELKREGAGHGGTRGTNGAESAPGSGKPHIDFGVGQIGAAGGAAAASPASPYAYGISTALAAASGHSAAWLSKQQQQHQHQQQHHGSPLGSDPAKAQIKSEAGGSGAHFAEAAPAGAHVTYTTLSLPHYSSAFPSLASRAQFAEYADHQPSGTYYGHSGQASGLYSAFSYMGPSQRPLYTAITDPATVSQSHSPTHWDQPVYTTLSRP; encoded by the exons atggCCAGAGAGGAACAGAGCTTCTCAGAGGTGGAGCTCAGTCCCGGCATGTCGGATGACAGTCGCTCCCTGTCCCCGGGCCATTCCTCCGGCGCGGCGGGAGGACTCGACTCGCCCATCCGCGGCCAGCGGTCGCAGCTGGCGGCTCTGGACGACGCCTCGGCCGGCTGCTCGTCCGTCAAGTCCGAGGACGAGGAGGAGCGCTTCCCCGCCGGGATCCGCGAGGCGGTGAGCCAGGTGCTCAACTGCTACGACTGGACCATCGTGCCGATGCCCGTGCGCGCGAGCGCCGGAAGCAAGAGCAAGTCGCACGTGAAGAGGCCGATGAACGCCTTCATGGTTTGGGCGCAGGCCGCGAGGAGGAAACTGGCCGACCAGCATCCCCACCTGCACAACGCGGAGCTCAGCAAGACCCTGGGGAAACTGTGGAG GCTTCTCAATGAGAGCGACAAGCGACCCTTCATCGAGGAGGCAGAGAGGCTGAGGAAGCAGCACAAGAAGGATTACCCGGACTACAAATACCAGCCGCGACGCCGCAAAAACGGAAAGCCGGGCTCCGGCTCAGGAAGTGAGGCCGACAGCCATTTGGAGGGTGAGGTCAGCCACAGCCAGTCCCACTACGAGGGCCTCCACCTGGAAATGGCCCACGGCGGGGGAGCCGAGTCCCCTCTGGCTGAAGGGCACCACCCTCATGCTGAAG GTCAGAGCCACAGTCCTCCCACGCCTCCCACCACTCCCAAGACCGAACTTAAGAGGGAGGGAGCTGGGCACGGTGGCACCCGAGGCACAAACGGAGCAGAAAGTGCTCCAGGATCTGGCAAACCTCACATCGACTTTG GGGTTGGGCAGATTGGCGCGGCGGGAGGTGCTGCGGCAGCTTCTCCGGCCTCCCCGTATGCCTACGGCATCTCCACAGCTTTGGCTGCAGCCAGTGGACACTCGGCAGCCTGgctctccaagcagcagcagcagcatcagcatcagCAGCAACATCACGGCTCCCCGCTGGGCTCAGATCCAGCCAAGGCGCAGATCAAGAGTGAGGCAGGAGGTTCTGGGGCTCACTTTGCTGAAGCAGCCCCCGCAGGTGCTCACGTCACCTACACAACGCTCAGCCTTCCCCACTATAGCTCCGCCTTCCCCTCGTTGGCCTCCAGGGCTCAGTTCGCAGAGTATGCCGACCACCAGCCCTCGGGCACGTACTACGGCCACTCCGGCCAGGCATCGGGGTTGTACTCTGCCTTCTCCTACATGGGGCCCTCCCAGAGGCCTCTCTACACGGCCATCACTGACCCGGCCACTGTGTCGCAGTCTCACAGCCCCACGCACTGGGACCAGCCCGTCTACACGACATTGTCGCGGCCATGA
- the sox10 gene encoding transcription factor SOX-10 isoform X1, whose amino-acid sequence MAREEQSFSEVELSPGMSDDSRSLSPGHSSGAAGGLDSPIRGQRSQLAALDDASAGCSSVKSEDEEERFPAGIREAVSQVLNCYDWTIVPMPVRASAGSKSKSHVKRPMNAFMVWAQAARRKLADQHPHLHNAELSKTLGKLWRLLNESDKRPFIEEAERLRKQHKKDYPDYKYQPRRRKNGKPGSGSGSEADSHLEGEVSHSQSHYEGLHLEMAHGGGAESPLAEGHHPHAEGQSHSPPTPPTTPKTELKREGAGHGGTRGTNGAESAPGSGKPHIDFGNVDIGEISHEVMANMEPFDVNEFDQYLPPNGHPGVGQIGAAGGAAAASPASPYAYGISTALAAASGHSAAWLSKQQQQHQHQQQHHGSPLGSDPAKAQIKSEAGGSGAHFAEAAPAGAHVTYTTLSLPHYSSAFPSLASRAQFAEYADHQPSGTYYGHSGQASGLYSAFSYMGPSQRPLYTAITDPATVSQSHSPTHWDQPVYTTLSRP is encoded by the exons atggCCAGAGAGGAACAGAGCTTCTCAGAGGTGGAGCTCAGTCCCGGCATGTCGGATGACAGTCGCTCCCTGTCCCCGGGCCATTCCTCCGGCGCGGCGGGAGGACTCGACTCGCCCATCCGCGGCCAGCGGTCGCAGCTGGCGGCTCTGGACGACGCCTCGGCCGGCTGCTCGTCCGTCAAGTCCGAGGACGAGGAGGAGCGCTTCCCCGCCGGGATCCGCGAGGCGGTGAGCCAGGTGCTCAACTGCTACGACTGGACCATCGTGCCGATGCCCGTGCGCGCGAGCGCCGGAAGCAAGAGCAAGTCGCACGTGAAGAGGCCGATGAACGCCTTCATGGTTTGGGCGCAGGCCGCGAGGAGGAAACTGGCCGACCAGCATCCCCACCTGCACAACGCGGAGCTCAGCAAGACCCTGGGGAAACTGTGGAG GCTTCTCAATGAGAGCGACAAGCGACCCTTCATCGAGGAGGCAGAGAGGCTGAGGAAGCAGCACAAGAAGGATTACCCGGACTACAAATACCAGCCGCGACGCCGCAAAAACGGAAAGCCGGGCTCCGGCTCAGGAAGTGAGGCCGACAGCCATTTGGAGGGTGAGGTCAGCCACAGCCAGTCCCACTACGAGGGCCTCCACCTGGAAATGGCCCACGGCGGGGGAGCCGAGTCCCCTCTGGCTGAAGGGCACCACCCTCATGCTGAAG GTCAGAGCCACAGTCCTCCCACGCCTCCCACCACTCCCAAGACCGAACTTAAGAGGGAGGGAGCTGGGCACGGTGGCACCCGAGGCACAAACGGAGCAGAAAGTGCTCCAGGATCTGGCAAACCTCACATCGACTTTGGTAATGTGGACATTGGTGAAATAAGCCACGAGGTGATGGCCAACATGGAGCCATTTGATGTCAATGAGTTTGACCAGTACCTTCCCCCTAATGGTCATCCAGGGGTTGGGCAGATTGGCGCGGCGGGAGGTGCTGCGGCAGCTTCTCCGGCCTCCCCGTATGCCTACGGCATCTCCACAGCTTTGGCTGCAGCCAGTGGACACTCGGCAGCCTGgctctccaagcagcagcagcagcatcagcatcagCAGCAACATCACGGCTCCCCGCTGGGCTCAGATCCAGCCAAGGCGCAGATCAAGAGTGAGGCAGGAGGTTCTGGGGCTCACTTTGCTGAAGCAGCCCCCGCAGGTGCTCACGTCACCTACACAACGCTCAGCCTTCCCCACTATAGCTCCGCCTTCCCCTCGTTGGCCTCCAGGGCTCAGTTCGCAGAGTATGCCGACCACCAGCCCTCGGGCACGTACTACGGCCACTCCGGCCAGGCATCGGGGTTGTACTCTGCCTTCTCCTACATGGGGCCCTCCCAGAGGCCTCTCTACACGGCCATCACTGACCCGGCCACTGTGTCGCAGTCTCACAGCCCCACGCACTGGGACCAGCCCGTCTACACGACATTGTCGCGGCCATGA